One Synechocystis sp. LKSZ1 genomic window, TGGGGGCCCTGCGCCGGAGTCCTCGTCAGCCGGCCCTAATTGCGGAAGTGAAAAAGGCCTCTCCCAGCAAAGGGGTGATTCGGGCCGATTTTGACCCCGTGGCCATTGCCCAGGCCTACGAGCAGGGAGGGGCCAGTTGCTTGTCTGTGTTGACGGATGCCGAGTTTTTCCAGGGCAGTTTTGATAATCTGGCCCGAGTCCGCCAGGCCGTTGACCTGCCCCTGCTGTGCAAGGAATTTATTATTTATCCCTACCAAATTTATCTGGCTCGCTACCACGGCGCCGATGCGATTTTGTTGATTGCGGCCATTCTCCACGACCGGGACTTGCAGTATTTTTTAAAAATCATCCAGGCCCTAGGGATGACAGCCCTGGTAGAAGTCCATACCCTCGCCGAACTCGACCGTGTGCTGGCCCTGGAAGGTGTACAACTCATCGGCATCAATAACCGCAATCTAGAAACCTTTAGCGTGGATTTGCAAACCACCCAGCAACTGCTCCAAGCGAGAGGGCCTCAGTTGCAGGAGCGACAAATTCTAGTGGTCAGTGAATCCGGCCTCCATGGCCCGGAAGATTTAGCCTTCGTCCGTCAGGCCGGTGCTCAGGCCATTCTCGTGGGGGAATCCCTGGTGAAACAGCCCGACTCAACCCAGGCCATTGCGGCCCTGTACGGTAACGCTGCCTAGGGTTGAGGATCAGAGCCAACGGCCGGCAAGACCCCCGGCCAGCGCCGATACTTCAGGTAAAATCCCCCGAAACATAGGACAATAACCAGCAAAGACCCCAGGGCCAAGTAACTGGGTACCCAAAAGACCGCTTCAATCGTGTTAATTTGGCCGGGTTTCAGTTGCCAATGGCGTTGTCCTAGA contains:
- the trpC gene encoding indole-3-glycerol phosphate synthase TrpC, producing the protein MQIRRRPPNPHVAVEHLRYQIQHPESQPRHILEKIVWHKEVEVEKLREKLPLLQLQKGVIEQTPARDFLGALRRSPRQPALIAEVKKASPSKGVIRADFDPVAIAQAYEQGGASCLSVLTDAEFFQGSFDNLARVRQAVDLPLLCKEFIIYPYQIYLARYHGADAILLIAAILHDRDLQYFLKIIQALGMTALVEVHTLAELDRVLALEGVQLIGINNRNLETFSVDLQTTQQLLQARGPQLQERQILVVSESGLHGPEDLAFVRQAGAQAILVGESLVKQPDSTQAIAALYGNAA